A stretch of Gossypium hirsutum isolate 1008001.06 chromosome A06, Gossypium_hirsutum_v2.1, whole genome shotgun sequence DNA encodes these proteins:
- the LOC107962258 gene encoding CBL-interacting serine/threonine-protein kinase 12 produces the protein MAFTSVPTAMKKDSNGGQGLILGRYELGKLLGHGAFAKVYQAYNVKSGDSVAIKVLDKEKILKGGLIAHIKREISILRRVRHPNIVQLFEVMATKTKIYFVMEYVRGGELFNKVSKGRLKESVARKYFQQLISAVNFCHARGVYHRDLKPENLLLDDNGDLKVSDFGLSAVSDQIRQDGLFHTFCGTPAYVAPEVLGRKGYDAVKVDIWSCGVILFVLMAGYLPFNDQNIMAMYKKIYRGEFRCPRWFSSELVRLLMKLLDTNPETRITIPEIMENRWFKKGFKHIRFYIEDDKFCSVEEADDDVGSYATDHSSMSESESELDTRRGAGSLPRPASLNAFDLISFSPGFNLSGLFEEGGEGSRFVTGAPVSKILSKLEEIAKVVRFTVRKKDCRVSLEGSREGEKGPLTIAAEIFELTPSLVVVEIKKKGGDRGEFEEFYNRELKPGLENLMEEESQSTASAAAAAAATADSCLPPDSE, from the coding sequence ATGGCATTCACCTCCGTCCCCACTGCAATGAAGAAAGACTCCAACGGTGGCCAAGGTCTTATCTTAGGGCGCTACGAGCTGGGCAAACTCCTCGGCCACGGCGCTTTTGCTAAAGTTTACCAAGCCTACAATGTTAAATCCGGTGACAGCGTAGCCATCAAAGTACTCGACAAGGAAAAAATCCTCAAAGGTGGCTTAATCGCTCACATCAAGCGCGAAATCTCCATCCTCCGCCGGGTCCGCCACCCCAACATCGTCCAACTCTTCGAAGTCATGGCCACCAAAACCAAGATTTACTTCGTCATGGAATACGTACGTGGTGGTGAACTTTTCAACAAAGTTTCCAAAGGCCGATTAAAAGAATCCGTCGCTAGAAAATACTTCCAGCAATTAATCTCCGCCGTCAATTTCTGTCACGCCCGCGGCGTATACCATCGTGACTTGAAGCCCGAGAATCTACTCCTCGACGACAACGGGGATTTGAAAGTCTCGGATTTCGGGTTGAGCGCGGTGTCGGATCAGATTCGGCAAGACGGTTTGTTCCATACGTTTTGTGGGACCCCGGCTTACGTGGCACCGGAAGTTTTAGGGAGGAAAGGATATGATGCGGTGAAAGTCGATATCTGGTCCTGTGGTgtaattttgtttgttttgatgGCGGGGTATTTGCCGTTTAACGATCAAAACATTATGGCCATGTATAAGAAGATTTACAGAGGTGAGTTCAGGTGTCCGAGATGGTTTTCATCCGAGTTAGTTCGGTTACTCATGAAGCTTCTGGATACCAACCCGGAAACGAGGATAACGATTCCGGAAATCATGGAGAACCGTTGGTTTAAAAAGGGATTTAAACATATTAGATTTTACATTGAAGATGATAAGTTTTGCAGCGTTGAAGAGGCCGATGATGACGTCGGGTCATATGCTACGGACCATTCATCAATGTCAGAGTCGGAGTCGGAGTTGGATACTAGGAGAGGAGCTGGTTCATTGCCGAGGCCAGCTAGTTTAAATGCGTTTGATCTAATATCCTTTTCCCCTGGGTTCAATCTATCAGGATTGTTTGAGGAAGGGGGGGAAGGGTCAAGGTTTGTGACAGGGGCACCGGTTTCCAAAATTCTATCGAAATTGGAAGAGATAGCCAAGGTTGTCCGTTTTACAGTGAGGAAAAAGGACTGTAGAGTGAGTTTGGAGGGTTCTAGGGAAGGGGAGAAAGGCCCTTTGACCATTGCAGCTGAGATATTCGAGCTAACGCCATCCTTGGTTGTTGTGGAAATTAAGAAGAAAGGAGGGGACCGAGGCGAGTTTGAGGAGTTCTATAACAGGGAATTAAAACCTGGGTTGGAGAATTTGATGGAGGAGGAGTCACAGTCTACTGCTTCCGCGGCCGCTGCTGCCGCTGCTACCGCTGATTCTTGTTTACCTCCGGATTCGGAATAG